A single window of Gossypium hirsutum isolate 1008001.06 chromosome A10, Gossypium_hirsutum_v2.1, whole genome shotgun sequence DNA harbors:
- the LOC121207949 gene encoding protein MAINTENANCE OF MERISTEMS-like, which produces MVSLINKDLAHICDTVNNMDSYCVLRGQVNGLGYSPDARLMPYLELAGSGSATLTWTFDLWYDLISALVGRWRPETHTFHLPCGECTVTLEDVALQFGLLIDRNAVTGISAIAEPAALCYSLLGASPDDDESNFLKLKFTWLKANFEHLSVNATEEELMCAARAYIMHIIGGVLMPNSNNNKVHLQYLPLLADLHNVGSYSWGSAVLVMLYRELCQTTKPDAVDIGRCLVLLQS; this is translated from the exons ATGGTTTCATTGATCAATAAGGATCTTGCTCACATATGTGACACAGTTAATAATAtg GACTCGTACTGCGTATTAAGAGGCCAggtgaatggtttaggatattcTCCGGATGCACGACTGATGCCCTACTTGGAGCTAGCTGGATCCGGGTCAGCAACATTGACTTGGACGTTCGATTTGTGGTACGATTTAATATCTGCATTGGTCGGGCGTTGGCGgccggagacccacacttttcatttgccgtgtggggagtgcactgTTACTCTGGAGGATGTTGCATTACAGTTTGGGCTCCTAATCGACAGGAATGCCGTCACGGGCATAAGTGCGATAGCTGAGCCGGCTGCACTTTGTTATAGCCTACTAGGAGCCTCGCCTGATGATGATGAGTCCAATTTTTTgaagttgaaatttacatggctgAAAGCAAATTTTGAGCATTTATCAGTTAATGCCACTGAAGAAGAGTTGATGTGCGCAGCTCGAGCGTACATTATGCACATTATAGGGGGTGTACTGATGCCCAATTCGAACAACAACAAGGTTCATCTTCAGTATTTACCTCTATTAGCTGATTTGCATAATGTTGGTTCGTATAGTTGGGGTTCTGCAGTTTTGGTTATGTTGTATCGTGAGCTTTGTCAGACGACTAAGCCTGATGCCGTAGACATAGGCAGATGCCTTGTATTGTTGCAGTCATAG